Sequence from the Flavobacterium sp. J372 genome:
GCTGCGCTCACGGTCTGTCCTGTCATATTTAATTGTAATCTGGTTAGCATCTACATACTCAACGGTACCATGCCCTTCAGCATTGATAAGTACACGAGAGTCTGATGCTACCTGGCGCTCAAGGCCGGTACCCACGATTGGTGCTTCAGGACGTAACAATGGTACGGCCTGGCGCATCATGTTTGATCCCATCAGCGCACGGTTCGCGTCATCATGCTCAAGGAACGGGATAAGCGATGCCGAAATTGAAGCGATCTGGTTCGGGGCAACGTCAGTATAATGTACTGCGGTAGGCTCAACTACCGGGAAGTCACCCTCCTCACGTACAATCACCCTTTCAGCTGTAATCTTACCGTTATCATCCATCTCCGTGTTCGCCTGGCCAATCATCTTGCCTTCTTCCTCTTCAGCGCTCAGGTAAACCGGAGTCGACTCAAGGTCTACAACACCGTTGGTAACCTTGCGGTATGGTGTCTCGATAAAGCCCATTCCGTTTACTTTGGCATACACACCAAGAGACGAGATAAGACCGATGTTCGGCCCTTCAGGCGTTTCAATAGGGCAAAGGCGCCCGTAGTGTGTATAGTGAACGTCACGAACCTCGAAACCTGCCCTTTCACGGCTAAGACCTCCAGGCCCAAGTGCCGATAGCCTACGCTTGTGCGTAATCTCTGCAAGCGGGTTGGTCTGGTCCATGAACTGCGAAAGCTGGTTGGTACCAAAGAACGAGTTGATAACCGAAGACAACGTTTTGGCGTTGATAAGGTCAATCGGGGTAAACACCTCATTATCCCTTACGTTCATACGCTCGCGGATAGTCCTTGCCATACGTGCAAGGCCCACACCGAACTGTGCTGACAATTGCTCGCCAACCGTCCTTACACGGCGGTTTGAAAGGTGGTCGATATCATCAATCTCCGCTTTAGAGTTGATAAGCTCGATAAGGTACTTAACTATCGTGATGATATCCTCTTTGGTAAGCACCTGCTTATCCATCGGGATGTCAAGATTCAGTTTTTTGTTCATCCTGTAGCGGCCTACTTCACCAAGGTTGTAGCGCTGGTCAGAGAAGAACAGTTTATCTATAATACCGCGTGCAGTTTCTTCATCAGGCGGTTCTGCGTTACGCAGCTGACGGTAAATGTGCTCTACGGCTTCTTTTTCAGAGTTTGTAGGGTCCTTCTGTAAAGTGTTGTGGATAATGGCATAATCTGCCTGGTTGTTATCCTCTTTATGAAGCAGTATCGATTTTACGTTAGACTCGATAATTTCCTCAACATTGTCTTTGTCAATTATAGTGTCCCTGTCTAAGATAATCTCGTTACGCTCAATAGAAACCACTTCACCTGTATCTTCATCAACGAAGTCTTCATGCCATGTGTTTAGCACACGTGCAGCAAGCCTGCGGCCGATGTATTTTTTAAGGCCTGTTTTAGATACCTTGATTTCTTCAGCAAGGTCAAATATTTCAAGGATGTCCTTATCACGCTCAAAGCCGATAGCACGGAAAAGCGTAGTAACCGGAAGCTTTTTCTTACGGTCGATGTACGCATACATCACGCTGTTGATATCGGTAGCGAACTCAATCCATGAGCCCTTGAACGGGATTACCCTTGCAGAATATAATTTTGTTCCGTTTGCGTGGAAAGACTGGCCGAAGAAAACTCCCGGAGACCTGTGCAGCTGTGATACCACAACACGCTCTGCCCCGTTGATTACAAAAGTACCGCTAGGCGTCATGTACGGGATGGTACCCAGGTAAACGTCTTGTACAATCGTCTCAAAATCTTCATGTTCAGGGTCTGTACAATACAGCTTCAGCCTTGCTTTAAGCGGCACGCTGTATGTTAGGCCCCTGTCAATACACTCTTCAATTGTATATCTCGGCGGATCAACAAAGTAGTCAAGGAACTCCAGTACGAACTGATTGCGTGTATCAGTGATCGGAAAGTTTTCCATGAAGGTGTTATAAAGACCTTCGTTGCCCCTCTCATCAGATTTGGTTTCCAGCTGGAAGAAATCTTTAAACGATTTAACCTGAATATCAAGGAAATCCGGGTAGTCAGGGATGTTTTTGGTAGAGGCAAAATTTAATCTTTCAGTCTGATTTGTTATCATCAATGGACAAAATTTTGATTAAAATAATTATAAAAAAAGCGTATAAAATGTTATTATACGAAAAATGGTTTAGGCCTTTGAGAGTACTTCTCAAGGCCTAAACCTGGGTTTTGTAACCGTTGTAAGCTTATTTAAGCTCTACAGCAGCTCCAGCTTCTTCAAGGGCTTTCTTAAGGCCTTCAGCCTCATCTTTAGAAACGCCTTCTTTCACGTTTTGAGGAGCACCGTCAACTAGGTCTTTAGCTTCTTTAAGACCAAGGCCTGTAAGCTCTTTTACAGCTTTAACAACTGCAAGCTTAGAAGCACCTGCATCTTTAAGTACTACTGTGAACTCAGTTTGCTCAGCAGCAGCAGGAGCATCACCACCTGCAGCAGGACCCGGCAACAGCTACTGCAGCAGCAGCAGGCTCAATTCCGTACTCATCTTTTAGTATTGTAGCTAGTTCGTTAACTTCTTTTACAGTAAGGTTAACAAGTTGTTCTGCGAATTGTTTCAAATCTGCCATTTTTTCTATCGTTTTAAATAGTTTGTAAAATATAATTTATTAAGTGCGTTCCGCGGGGTGTTACCTTTCAGATAACGTTTTAACAAGTCCTGCAATAGTGCTTCCGCCTGATTTAAGAGCAGAAACAACATTTTTGGCAGGAGATTGAAGAAGGCCGATGATTTCTCCGATAACCTCGTCTTTAGATTTAAGCGCTACAAGGGCGTCAAGCTGGTTGTCGCCGATGAATACAGCCTCATGGATGTAAGCGCCTTTTAGTACAGGCCTGTCAGATCTTTTACGGAATTCTTTAATGATTTTTGCAGGAGCGTTACCGTTCTCAGCAATCATTATTGAAGTGCTTCCTTTCAATATTGATGGCAGTTCGCCATAGTTATTGTCGAGAGACTCCATAGCTTTCTCAAGCAATGTGTTCTTAACCACCTCAAGCTTAATGCCGGCTTTAAAACAAGCCCTCCTAAGGTCTGAAGTATTCTGCGCATCAAGGCCGGAAATATCTGCCACATAGACAACGTTTGTACCGGCTAACTGTGCAGTTAAATCTTCAATAACTCTTGATTTTTCCTCTTTAGTCATAATAAAACTTTTTAACTACCAATTATACCGCCTTAGGGTCTAAAGCAATAGCAGGGCTCATAGTAGAAGAGATGTGGATACTCTTAATATATGTACCTTTAGCTGCAGTTGGTTTTAATTTAATTAATGTTTGAATGATTTCGTGGGCATTTTCAGTGATCTTGTCAGCCTCGAAAGAAACCTTGCCTATACCTGCATGAACGATACCTGTCTTATCAACTTTAAAGTCGATCTTACCGGCTTTCACTTCACCTACAGCCTTACCTACTTCCATAGTAACAGTACCTGTCTTAGGGTTTGGCATAAGGCCGCGAGGGCCAAGGATACGGCCAAGAGGACCTAGTTTACCCATTACAGCAGGCATAGTGATGATAACATCAACATCTGTCCAGCCGTCTTTTATTTTCTGAAGATAATCATCTAAACCTACGTGATCTGCACCTGCAGCTTTAGCTTCAGCTTCTTTATCAGGTGTTACAAGGGCAAGAACCCTTACATCTTTACCTGTACCGTGAGGAAGCGTTACAACGCCCCTTACCATCTGATTCGCTTTTCTTGGGTCAACACCAAGACGTACAGCGATATCAACCGACTCATCAAATTTTGCAGAAGCAACTGTCTTGATCAATGCAGAAGCATCTTTCAGAGAATACAGCTTGTTCTTCTCAATTTTTGAAGCAGCCTCTTTCTGTTTTTTTGTCAATTTTGCCATGTCTTCTTTTTCTTTTTAGATTAAAAAGGAGCAGCTCCTGATACTGTTATACCCATAGACCTTGCTGTACCGGCAATCATCTTCATAGCACTCTCAATTGTGAATGCATTAAGGTCAGCCATTTTGTCTTCAGCAATAGTCCTGATCTGGTCCCAGCTTACGCTTGCAACCTTTTTACGGTTTGGTTCTCCCGAACCTCCTTTGAGCTTCGCAGCTTCCATCAACTGGATAGCAGCAGGTGGCGTTTTAACAACAAAATCGAAAGATTTGTCTTTGTACACTGTAATCTGTACAGGTAAAACTTTGCCGGGCTTATCCTGGGTCCTTGCATTAAATTGCTTACAGAACTCCATAATGTTAACCCCAGCAGCTCCCAAAGCAGGTCCAACCGGTGGCGACGGATTCGCAGCACCTCCCTTAACTTGTAGTTTAACTACTTTACTAATTTCTTTAGCCATTTCTTTTAAAGATTTAGCACATCTTCAGTTGGAAGCGAGGATGTGATTTATAATAATGTAACAAATTATACTTTTTCAACCTGCATAAAGCTCAGTTCAAGCGGGGTCTTCCTTCCGAAGATCTTCACCATCACTTCAAGCTTACGCTTTTCTTCATTGACTTTTTCAACCGTGCCGTTAAAGCCGTTGAAAGGCCCGTCAATAACCTTTATTGTCTCACCAGCTGTAAATGGTATAGCAACACTGTCAGCTTTTACTGAAAGCTCATCTACTTTACCAAGCATCCTGTTTACCTCGCTCATACGCAAAGGCACAGCATCGCCGCCTTTTGTCTCACCAAGGAAACCTATTACGCCTGTAATAGACTTGATGATATGCGGTATTTCGCCGGTAAGGTTAGCTTCTATCATTACATAGCCGGGAAAGTAAACCCTGTCTTTGCTGATTTTCTTTCCGTCACGCACCTGCACAACTTTTTCAGTCGGTACAAGCACCTGAGAAATATAATCAGCCATACCCAGCCTGTTTATTTCTGTCTCTATGTAGTTCTTTACTTTGTTTTCCTGACCGCTCACAGCCCTAACCACATACCACTTTTTGACATTGTTATCAGTCATCATCAGGAAATTAGTTTTTTAAAGCACTGTAAATATTTGCAACCAAAACTTCAAAACCACGGTCTATACCGAAAGTAAGAAGGGCAAACACTATTGAAAACACAGCCACAATAACAGCAAGGCGCTGCACCTCTGCCCACTCAGGCCAGGTAACATTTGTTTTCAGTTCAGAAAACGCCTCAGATATATAGTTGGTTACTTTCATTGTTTCTTTTATTTGCACGGGCGGAGGGATTCGAACCCCCCATCAACGGTTTTGGAGACCGCTATTCTACCCTTGAACTACGCCCGTTTGTTTAAAAGCCAGCTGATGCTTAAGCACCAGGCTGGCTTTTTATTTATTTAATCCTGATAATTAGTCAAGGATTTCAGTTACCTGGCCTGCACCTACTGTACGACCACCCTCACGGATAGCGAAACGTAGACCTACGCTAAGAGCGATTGGGCTAAGTAGTTGTACTTCGATTGTAAGGTTGTCACCCGGCATTACCATTTCAACACCTGCAGGAAGAGAGATAGTTCCTGTTACGTCAGTTGTACGAACGTAGAACTGAGGACGGTAGTTGTTGTGGAATGGAGTGTGACGTCCACCTTCTTCTTTCTTAAGGATATAAACCTCAGCTTTGAATTTAGCGTGTGGCTTAACAGATCCTGGCTTGATGATAACCATACCACGACGGATGTCAGCTTTATCGATACCACGTAGAAGAAGACCTACGTTGTCACCAGCTTCACCCCTGTCAAGGATTTTACGGAACATCTCAACACCTGTGATTGTAGAAGTAAGTTTTTCAGCACCCATACCGATGATTTCAACTGCGTCACCTGTGTTAGCAACACCAGTTTCGATACGGCCTGTTGCAACAGTACCACGGCCTGTGATAGTGAATACGTCTTCAACCGGCATAAGGAATGGCTTATCAACGTCACGAGCAGGAAGCTCAATCCAAGTGTCAACAGCATCCATAAGCTGCATTACAGTGTCAACCCACTTTGGCTCACCGTTAAGTGCACCAAGAGCAGAACCCTGGATTACAGGACCATTGTCACCATCATATTGGTAGAAAGAAAGTAGATCACGGATTTCCATTTCAACTAGCTCAAGAAGCTCAGCATCATCAACCATGTCAACTTTGTTCATGAATACAACCATACGAGGCACACCTACCTGGCGGCCAAGAAGGATGTGCTCACGAGTTTGCGGCATAGGACCATCTGTAGCAGCAACCACAAGGATAGCACCGTCCATCTGAGCAGCACCAGTAACCATGTTCTTAACGTAGTCAGCGTGACCAGGACAGTCAACGTGAGCGTAGTGACGGTTAGCAGTAGCGTACTCTACGTGAGAAGTATTGATAGTAATACCCCTTTCTTTTTCTTCAGGAGCGTTGTCAATCTGGTCGAATGACTTAGCTTCAGAAAGACCTGCATCAGCCAAAACTTTAGTGATAGCTGCAGTCAAAGTTGTTTTTCCGTGGTCAACGTGCCCGATTGTACCTATGTTAAGGTGCGGCTTCGACCTATCAAAAGTTTCCTTTGCCATGATTTAATAATTTAATCTTAGTTATATAATTAGTGTTCAAATTCTTGTTTTGAGCCAATGACGGGATTTGAACCCGTGACCTCTTCCTTACCAAGGAAGCACTCTACCCCTGAGCTACACCGGCAAAAGTTTTGTGGGGAGAGCAGGATTCGAACCTGCGAAGGTTTCCCAACGGATTTACAGTCCGTCCTCGTTGGCCGCTTGAGTATCTCCCCTAACCTTTTACTTTTCAGTTGCTTATCAAAAAACGCATTGTTGAGCCGATGGAGGGACTCGAACCCACGACCTGCTGATTACAAATCAGCTGCTCTAGCCAGCTGAGCTACACCGGCAACTTTAAATAAAAAAGTCCGCTATTTCTAACGGACTGCAAATGTATAGATTTTATTTTTTAATCAAAACATTTTCATAATTTTTTTTATATTCAGGACACAGCCCTTACCTTTTGCTTTCTCTTCATGAGTAAACGTTCCATTGAGTCGGCACACAATTCAACTGCCTCTTCAAATGTTTTGCATTGCTTTTTGACTATAAATTCATCACCCGGGACGTTTATTTTTATTTCGGCAATCTTATTCTCCTTCGCATTGTTATTGTCAAGCTTAAAGAATACGTCCGAATAAACAACCTTGTCATAATACTTCTCCAGTTTATTCAGCCTTTCCTGAACATAGCCAACAAGTTTCCTGTCAACAGTAAAGTTGACCGCATGAACATTTACCTTCATAACGTTTATAGATTTAAGTTAAACTTTGCTACCGGTTGCGCGGGTGTGCGCCTTCATGAACTTTTTTAAGCTCGGCCAGGCTACTATGCGTATATACCTGTGTTGACGACAAACTTGCGTGCCCCAGTAGCTCTTTTACTGAATTGAGGTCAGCGCCGTTGTTAAGCAGATGGGTTGCAAAAAGTATGCCGCAAAACGTGTGGGCTTTTCTTAACCTTGGCAGAGACAACACTAAAGTAACAATTTATTAACCTATAAACAAAAGATTCGCTAATTTTATTTCCTTTAACATTTAGAATTAACACAGTGTGGTCTGAAACATTTTCCAAAGTGTTACGAATGGACATATATTGCTGAAGTAAATCTACCGTGCAAGGTAACAGCGGCAGTATTCTTTCTTTATTTCTCTTGCCCAGAACCTTCAGCGTATTTGAGCCCTGGTCAAAGCTGTTAACCTTAAGGCCTATAAGTTCGGCCCGGCGCATACCGGTAGTGTATAACAGTTCAATGATAAGCCTGTCGCGAACTGCTTCAAAATCATCACCTGCAATAACCAGCTCTTCGGCAACATCGTTAAGTTCTTTTTCCGTGAATGGAACCTGCACCTTTTAGCAGTCTTCAGCGATTTGTGCTTTGCCATCGGATTGATTTCAATCTGTTTGGCGCGCAGGAGAAATTTATAGAAAGATTTTAGAGAAGACATCTTACGGTTTACCGAGCTGTTGGAAATTCCGTCTTCAACCAGGCTTACCACCCAGCTGCGGATATGGCTATAGCTTACTTCCTCAAGTGTTGCGCCGTCATCATCCTGCTTTATGAATACCTCAAAAGCAGCAACATCATCAGTGTACGCCCGCACGGTAAGCAGGGAATAATTCTTTTCCTTTAAAAGATAATCTGCGTATGCCTGTTTTGAATCCATAAAAAAACCGTTAACAGCAAAGTTATACTTTTCTGCTAACGGTAGTTATTTTAAGCCGGGAAAATACTAGCTCTCTAGTGAATCGCGTAATCCCTGGATGTAAGCTGCTTTCTGGATTTCAGCCCTTCTGCTAACAGATGGCTTAATAAACGCCTGACGCGCCCTAAGCTGACGCACAACTCCGGTTTTATCGAATTTCCTCTTGTAGCGCTTTAATGCCCTATCAATGTTTTCGCCGTCTTTAATTGGTATAATCAACATAGTATAACACCTCCTTTCGTTAAGGCTGCAAACTTAATTCATTATTTTGAATTATGAATTATAAATTTTGAATTTATTTTCGTTGACAAAAAAAGCGGCACAGAGGCCGCTTTTTCGTATAGTATTAAAATTTTATTCTTTTACAAGGTTACGCGATATCACAAGCTTTTGTATTTCAGTTGTTCCTTCGCCTATAGTACATAGCTTAGAGTCGCGGTAAAATTTCTCAACAGGGTAGTCTTTTGTGTAGCCATATCCGCCATGTATCTGTACAGCTTCGTTTGAAACACGCACACATACTTCAGACGAATACATTTTACTCATTGCGCCCGCCACTGTCATCTTCCTGCCATTGTTCTTTAAATAAGCAGCTTTGTGAAGCAACAATTCAGACGCCTCGATTTCAGTAGCCATATCTGCTAACTTGAAAGCAATGCCCTGGAAGTTGCTTATTGGCTGCCCAAACTGGTAGCGTTCTTTAGAATACTTCAAGGCTGCCTCATAAGCGCCTTTGGCGATACCCAATGACAATGCACCGATAGATATCCTTCCGCCGTCAAGAATTTTCATCGCCTGTATAAAGCCCTCTCCTACTTCGCCCAAACGATTGGCATCCGGCACACGGCAGTTATCAAATATAAGTTCAGCAGTTTCACTGGCACGCATGCCCAGCTTATCTTCCTTTTTACCGCTTGTAAAGCCCGGCATACCTTTTTCAAACACAAAAGCTGTCATACCTTTAGAGTCGCCTTTTTCACCGGTACGTACAATCACTACGGCGATATCACCTGATTTAGCGTGAGTGATAAAGTTCTTTGCGCCATTTACAATCCAGTGGTCACCATCACGTACAGCAGTGGTATTCATACCGCCCGCGTCAGACCCTGTATTATGTTCCGTAAGGCCCCATGCACCAATATGCTCGGCAGTTGCCAGCTTTGGTATCCATCGTTTCTTTTGCTCTTCGTTACCGAATGTCAAAATATGATTTGTACACAGTGAATTATGCGCCGCTACTGAAAGGCCGATTGAAGGGTCAACTTTAGATATCTCTTCAACTATAGTGATATATTCATGATAACCAAGGCCCGAACCGCCAAGCTCTTCCGGGACAAGTACACCCATAAAGCCCATTTCGCCAAGCTTTTTGAAAAGGTCTACAGGAAAAATCTGCTTCTCATCCCACTCCATAATATTCGGGCGTATATGCTGTTCTGCAAAATCCCTTATAGACTGGGCAATCATAGTTTGTGTTTCGTTATAATCGAAATTCATGCTTAAGTATAGTTTGTTTAGAATTCCAAATATAAAGCAATTATTTTCACTTTATCAAAAGGAAAATCATTTATATCTAACAATTCTTCAATATTTGATATTTTTCCTTTCATGCTACGCCTGGTAATTATCCCTTTTGCAATATTGCGGTTAAAATACGGAAAGTATGCCAGTTGGTTTAGTGAAGCGGTATTTACATTTATTTTGGTAACATCAGGATTAGCGCCAATCATAAACCTTTGTTTTAAACCTGATAGTGCTTCAGGAGAAAACTCAGTGAATTCATCTATCTGCTCCATGCTAACGAAAGCGCCAAGTTGTGCCCTTTTACGAAGTATCTTTTTGCAAATGCAGGGCCTATACCGAATACTTTGTCAAGGTCTTCTTCCAGCGCGGTATTGATGTCTGCCTTGACTATGCTTTTCTTATTTGATTTACCAGAAATTCCTGCATTTTTGTCAAATTTATCATGCCTGTCAAAATCTTTATATTGAGTTTTAGATTCTGATTTCTGTTTATTCACCCAATCCGGGAACTTAAAATAAGGAGAGATTTTAGCCAGCTGTACATCATTAACTTTAGTAACATTTTGGAAATCCTGAGCAGAATTTACGTACTTACCTGTCTTACGGAAATCATGAAGGCGCTTAATCTCCGTTAAGGAAAGCCCTAAAGTGTAACCTTTGTAGTCTGAAATGAAGTTGGGATTGAAGGGATAGATTGTATCGCGTTTTTCCCCAGCCAGCGCTTTAAGAGAATCTATCTTCGGCTGTAGCGCAAGCCATTCTTTTTCCTGCTGGCTCTTTTGCTCATTGGTTGCTATATCATTCGATGAAAAGAAATAGTAGGCAGCCTGAATAAGAATTATCAGCAGTATCAAGGCAAGCACACCTGTACGCTGCCCGCGAGTGAAAGGGTAAAAAAATTTTGTCTGCTGCTTCATGGCTACAAATCGAAAACCGAACTGCGTTTTGTATAAATCATGTCTTTTAGCTTAAGCCAAAAGGCAAGTGTAAGGTAAACGCCAAACCACAAGCCTACTGTTACAAAAGTGATGTATATGAAAAACAGCCGCACGTTGGTAGCGCGCATACCCAGCCTGTCGGCCAACCGCGATGATACGTGAAAACCGTTGCGTTCAAAAAAATGGCGAATATTTGTTACTAATGACATTGCGTAGTATTCTGCGCTCAAAAATACGCATTTTATCCTTTCATCAACTCTGTGCCTACTGCACATTGCAGGCAGCGTTTGTGTTCGCAGTATTCGTTTTTAAGCTGGAGCAAAGCCTGTGTATCATATGCTGACAAAGCTGCAATTTTATGCTTTCCAAATTTTTCGATGATGGAATTGCTTTCCGGTGCAATCTTCTCCAGAAGTTCAATCAGTGCTTCGCCTGATTCTTTGCCTGTAGCCTTAGCATATGCAAAACGGAACGGTACTATTGTGTTGATGATAATAAGGTCAATAAATTGTCTTGCGAGGGCTTTTTGCTTTTTTGGGCTCTCACGGTCAAACTGGTAATGCGTTTGCCAATACTCTGAAACTGCCACTGCGAAGATATTGTATAGCTCAACAACAGAAATCCGTTTATCAATCAGCTGTGAAAACAGGTTCTGATTTTTGTGGTACAGCTGCGCCAGTTGTGCAAGCCGTATGGTCGGAAAATTATCAGGGCGATGTTTAAAAAACTGCACAGGGTCAATATGTACATCCGTAAGACGGTGCTTGTGCTTAAGATATTCCCATCTGTCTTTTAAATCTTTAAAATAGATATCTTCCTTATTGTCATCCAGCAAACCTGCCCTGCCGAATAACAAAGCTTCAAGATTATAAACATCGAAACTTTCTTTTCTGATGACAGAAAATGGCAGCGATTGGGCTATTGCTAAAAAGATGCTGCCGTTTGTATTAAGCCCGAAATTTTTTGCTAAAAAGCAAAACAGCACAGCTTCCCAGTCATTGTTTGTTGCAGATGCCAGTTGTGCTATTGGAAACGATTTTCTCTCGAGGCGTTCAAAAAAGAGTCGCTCTTTCCAGCTACTGAAGATAAAACTGTCGATATCCTCAAGGCGGTTTTCACAATTGATCCATGTTTTGGATGAAGACAATAATTGATATGCTCCCAAAGTTTCGGCACTTACGTAATCTTTAAGTTCTAAAACCGGTATAGCCGAATTGCCCCGATGGTATACATCAACATCATGTTCCCAAACTACATGTAGTATCACACTATCATAATTACTGTCAGATTCGTGATGATGCAGGTACCAGTCAGATGACTTGATATGAATCTCCACATTTCCGGCCCATCGTTGACCATCAATTACAATCTGGGCATTGAAGAAATCAGGCCCTGCCTGCTGCAGGTACTGCCCGCTGCTGATGATAGTAACTTCTTCACCCTGCACCGTCTTTAACCCAACAGGGTTGAATTTCTTGTATTGCCAAACATGGTGCAGAAAGTCTTCTTTCATAGTATAAAATAGGAAAGAGCCTATTAGGCCCTTTCAAATATAATGTATTTCGCGATATTATTTTATAGCGCTGATGATATCATGCTTAGTGATAATATGGTGGCGCCCATTACCTAAGTCTACAAGTACAGCCTGGTTATCTTTATTGATATGCTTTGAAATTTCATCAACAGGAGTGTTAGCCTGCACAACAGGATACGGTTTACCCATCACCTCACGGATTGGCTTTTCTGCGATATCTTTATCTTCAACATAAGCGCGGAAAAGATCTGTTTCGTCAAGAGAGCCTGCAAAACCATTTGTATCAATAACCGGAATT
This genomic interval carries:
- the secE gene encoding preprotein translocase subunit SecE; amino-acid sequence: MKVTNYISEAFSELKTNVTWPEWAEVQRLAVIVAVFSIVFALLTFGIDRGFEVLVANIYSALKN
- the rpsU gene encoding 30S ribosomal protein S21: MLIIPIKDGENIDRALKRYKRKFDKTGVVRQLRARQAFIKPSVSRRAEIQKAAYIQGLRDSLES
- a CDS encoding PspC domain-containing protein, whose protein sequence is MSLVTNIRHFFERNGFHVSSRLADRLGMRATNVRLFFIYITFVTVGLWFGVYLTLAFWLKLKDMIYTKRSSVFDL
- a CDS encoding helix-hairpin-helix domain-containing protein; protein product: MKQQTKFFYPFTRGQRTGVLALILLIILIQAAYYFFSSNDIATNEQKSQQEKEWLALQPKIDSLKALAGEKRDTIYPFNPNFISDYKGYTLGLSLTEIKRLHDFRKTGKYVNSAQDFQNVTKVNDVQLAKISPYFKFPDWVNKQKSESKTQYKDFDRHDKFDKNAGISGKSNKKSIVKADINTALEEDLDKVFGIGPAFAKRYFVKGHNLALSLAWSR
- the rplA gene encoding 50S ribosomal protein L1 encodes the protein MAKLTKKQKEAASKIEKNKLYSLKDASALIKTVASAKFDESVDIAVRLGVDPRKANQMVRGVVTLPHGTGKDVRVLALVTPDKEAEAKAAGADHVGLDDYLQKIKDGWTDVDVIITMPAVMGKLGPLGRILGPRGLMPNPKTGTVTMEVGKAVGEVKAGKIDFKVDKTGIVHAGIGKVSFEADKITENAHEIIQTLIKLKPTAAKGTYIKSIHISSTMSPAIALDPKAV
- the tuf gene encoding elongation factor Tu, whose protein sequence is MAKETFDRSKPHLNIGTIGHVDHGKTTLTAAITKVLADAGLSEAKSFDQIDNAPEEKERGITINTSHVEYATANRHYAHVDCPGHADYVKNMVTGAAQMDGAILVVAATDGPMPQTREHILLGRQVGVPRMVVFMNKVDMVDDAELLELVEMEIRDLLSFYQYDGDNGPVIQGSALGALNGEPKWVDTVMQLMDAVDTWIELPARDVDKPFLMPVEDVFTITGRGTVATGRIETGVANTGDAVEIIGMGAEKLTSTITGVEMFRKILDRGEAGDNVGLLLRGIDKADIRRGMVIIKPGSVKPHAKFKAEVYILKKEEGGRHTPFHNNYRPQFYVRTTDVTGTISLPAGVEMVMPGDNLTIEVQLLSPIALSVGLRFAIREGGRTVGAGQVTEILD
- a CDS encoding helix-hairpin-helix domain-containing protein — its product is MEQIDEFTEFSPEALSGLKQRFMIGANPDVTKINVNTASLNQLAYFPYFNRNIAKGIITRRSMKGKISNIEELLDINDFPFDKVKIIALYLEF
- a CDS encoding DUF2851 family protein; the encoded protein is MKEDFLHHVWQYKKFNPVGLKTVQGEEVTIISSGQYLQQAGPDFFNAQIVIDGQRWAGNVEIHIKSSDWYLHHHESDSNYDSVILHVVWEHDVDVYHRGNSAIPVLELKDYVSAETLGAYQLLSSSKTWINCENRLEDIDSFIFSSWKERLFFERLERKSFPIAQLASATNNDWEAVLFCFLAKNFGLNTNGSIFLAIAQSLPFSVIRKESFDVYNLEALLFGRAGLLDDNKEDIYFKDLKDRWEYLKHKHRLTDVHIDPVQFFKHRPDNFPTIRLAQLAQLYHKNQNLFSQLIDKRISVVELYNIFAVAVSEYWQTHYQFDRESPKKQKALARQFIDLIIINTIVPFRFAYAKATGKESGEALIELLEKIAPESNSIIEKFGKHKIAALSAYDTQALLQLKNEYCEHKRCLQCAVGTELMKG
- the hpf gene encoding ribosome hibernation-promoting factor, HPF/YfiA family, whose product is MKVNVHAVNFTVDRKLVGYVQERLNKLEKYYDKVVYSDVFFKLDNNNAKENKIAEIKINVPGDEFIVKKQCKTFEEAVELCADSMERLLMKRKQKVRAVS
- the rplK gene encoding 50S ribosomal protein L11 yields the protein MAKEISKVVKLQVKGGAANPSPPVGPALGAAGVNIMEFCKQFNARTQDKPGKVLPVQITVYKDKSFDFVVKTPPAAIQLMEAAKLKGGSGEPNRKKVASVSWDQIRTIAEDKMADLNAFTIESAMKMIAGTARSMGITVSGAAPF
- a CDS encoding acyl-CoA dehydrogenase family protein, translating into MNFDYNETQTMIAQSIRDFAEQHIRPNIMEWDEKQIFPVDLFKKLGEMGFMGVLVPEELGGSGLGYHEYITIVEEISKVDPSIGLSVAAHNSLCTNHILTFGNEEQKKRWIPKLATAEHIGAWGLTEHNTGSDAGGMNTTAVRDGDHWIVNGAKNFITHAKSGDIAVVIVRTGEKGDSKGMTAFVFEKGMPGFTSGKKEDKLGMRASETAELIFDNCRVPDANRLGEVGEGFIQAMKILDGGRISIGALSLGIAKGAYEAALKYSKERYQFGQPISNFQGIAFKLADMATEIEASELLLHKAAYLKNNGRKMTVAGAMSKMYSSEVCVRVSNEAVQIHGGYGYTKDYPVEKFYRDSKLCTIGEGTTEIQKLVISRNLVKE
- the nusG gene encoding transcription termination/antitermination protein NusG, yielding MTDNNVKKWYVVRAVSGQENKVKNYIETEINRLGMADYISQVLVPTEKVVQVRDGKKISKDRVYFPGYVMIEANLTGEIPHIIKSITGVIGFLGETKGGDAVPLRMSEVNRMLGKVDELSVKADSVAIPFTAGETIKVIDGPFNGFNGTVEKVNEEKRKLEVMVKIFGRKTPLELSFMQVEKV
- the rplJ gene encoding 50S ribosomal protein L10, whose product is MTKEEKSRVIEDLTAQLAGTNVVYVADISGLDAQNTSDLRRACFKAGIKLEVVKNTLLEKAMESLDNNYGELPSILKGSTSIMIAENGNAPAKIIKEFRKRSDRPVLKGAYIHEAVFIGDNQLDALVALKSKDEVIGEIIGLLQSPAKNVVSALKSGGSTIAGLVKTLSER